The following DNA comes from Rosa rugosa chromosome 5, drRosRugo1.1, whole genome shotgun sequence.
GGCCGCATATACAGCAAATCCACGTGTCGTTGTACTTTTAACTGTATTATCtaaattaatcaataaaatcGCTTTAGCGCTTAGGTTTGTCTACTACAAAGGATGTTCAAACTTATTATGTAATAAAGCAGCACGCTTAGGTTTGTCTACTACAAAGGATGTTCAAACTGTATTGTTGTTATATGGCCCTGCTTTAAAAAtacaaagcaaaaacaaaaaacaaaaacattgaGGGAAAAGAAACTACTTTTCTGATAATTTTCATTGCAGTGTCAAACTCGTGAATCAGGCCAGCGGCCATACcagtttcaatttcattttgaaTCATCCAAAATGATCAAAACTTTTAATTACTCCCTAGATCTGGCCCAAATTTCTggcaaacaaaccaaaaaggCAAGAAACCTAGCGATAAGGAATAACGAGAAACAAAATTTGTAATACAATTGTATTCAATCAGTAGTTTCATCACAGAGAAGCCCAAGGATATCGTTGCTGATCAAATCTAATCTCATTGTGAACATTATGCCTTCACTAATGAAAGTGAGTTTTTCACCAAAAGAAGCAGAGCAGCAGAATTCAAACATACTGAAGACAAAGTTCATGAGGAATTCAAACACACTGAACACAAAGTTCATGCGGAAAAGAAAACCCACTTTATTTAAATAATCTGGCTCCAACCTTTCATTTCCTGATTGTTAAGGGAGCAAACCATATATAACCACCAAAAAGGGAAGCTACATATTATGAGGCAAGCCCATAAGTAAGTTGCTGTAAGATAAAGCATCTATGAGGCAAACCCAGTTGCATCCCACACCACAAACTGTTCTACATGGAGTTCCTCATCACTGCCATTTAGCCATTGTAttaacaagttttttttttttgtgcttacTAATGGATTTGTATTTTCTGATGAAACCCAAATCTCTGAAATGAGAATTTTGATATTACTAAAGAAGCAATCTTACACTTGACTTCTAAACTTAAATAAGGATAACATAGAACTGTTATTCTGGGTAAGAATCAAATAAAAGTTCCTTACCAGATTCTATTTACATTTGACAGGAGCCTCTTTTCTTTCTGTACATCGCCTGCTCTtaatttgttcttctttttcaaaTCAAATTAGAGTACTCATAATACACCAAGAAAAGAGCATCTGGATAGTCTTTTGGCAGGCTGTTGATGTAGAGATAGAATCGCAACAAGTCCTCCCTTGAAACCGTTTCAGTGTCAACAACGTCATCATTACAAGTGAGCACCCATAAGTCTTCTGAATTTACTCTCTTTATATTACCACGACAGAAAGGACAGGCCTCCGACTTTCTGTTCCTGCAATTGACAAAGCATAGATTGTTTTAGTAAACTAGAAACCAACAAAAGGTTTCAAGTGCAAAAAACGACTTTTGAAGACAACCACTCATGATTAATGCTATAGAGTCCACAAATGATACAGGGGACGCATTTCAATTTGAATCCTTGTACATACCAATTTCGGTAACATTTGATGCACATTTCATGACAGCAGTTAGGCAAGACCATTTTGGTGCACGGCTCTAAGCAAATCCCACActcctcttctctctccaaCTCAGCATTGCCAAGACTGCTATCTCCTTTAGCTATCTTTGCACTGCCAAGACTACTATCTCCTTTagttatcttctttccagaaatTTTCATGCTAGGATGCTCTTCCTCAGCATCATCTAATTCCCCAAAATCCCCATGAAGCCGCTGAAGAGACGGTAAGATAACAGCTGCAGATCATttttcaaacaaacaaagttCGAATCAATTTAGTGCAGCAAATATCAATTCAACTCGTGTTACTGGCAGATTGAAGAACTGAGCTACTTAACATACAATAGAAATCCCTTATAGTTGCCTTCCTTCCATGGGTTGAAATGTTCGGCCTGCCATCTGTGTATACCTGAATCAAAAAGGGCATGCTCAAAATCCATAACAAACAAAGTAAACTCCTTTCCAACAATCATTATACACTAATAGACTAGAGAAGAGAAACCAACCTTGTAGACAAGTATATGGAAGAAATTTAGATATCTTGGAAGTAGACAAGTGCAAGAGGAATCAATCCACTGTAACAAGAGCAGGAAGAGGGGAGCCCAATGATTGTAAACCAATTTCATTTCAAAACGAACACCACCCTTGGCTCTTGGAATTGCAGCAGCTCTACACATAAACCATAATCCAAACAAATTTACAATCACTAAAAGCAAAGTATCCACCTTTCCAAGTCAATCAATAACTCAACCATGCTCCCAAAAAATCCCAAATTGACAAAATACAGTCTATAATGCACTAGACAATATGGGTTTTGCTTATTCTTGCCTCAATTAGCAAATTATAATCTTTGATCATGATTATAAGGCTTAAATTTGGACTTGGACCCAAAACACAAAACTTCCCacttgagaaaaagatatgcagGACAAACTAAAAATAGGAACCACAGCAATTAACAAGAAGTAAAGTTGTACTTACAGAGAATTGGCATGCTGTACATCAGCCTCTATAACATTCAAAGACTCCTGGTAAGAAGACTGGTAATATATCATCTCCATCACACAGAGAACCAAGAGCAGAGAGAAAGCAACAACTCGTCTCTATGTTCTAAAAAGCTTTAATCTTTCTGGGTGAAACCCACAACCCAAAACCAACAAAGCTTTAATCTTTCTGGCTGTTTTGGTCTGTGTTCAGGGAGAGCTTAATACCCAGCACCAAAGACAAGACAAACAGAAAGGCTTTGTTTCCCTAGGCTCTCTGCTTTTTATCCATCTTTAACCTCTGTGACATATAGGCGGCTGAGATTGACTGTTTTCGGTGTTGCCTGCTTTTTATGGTCCCAAATAAAAATACGTATATCATAAAAACTTGGTCTTTTTctaagatgatgatgatgaagaattgaagatgtttttttttttttcttgggaaTTTGGGGAAGGATGCCCTCGTTTAATTTAAGTTCATATCATACATGCTTTTTAAATTTCTTGGAAGGTCAAATTCGataaaagaaattatattttGGTTGGTTTGCTATCTAATCTTGCTTTTACAAATTTGGTTCTCTTTTAATATTGCCAAAGCaccttttgtttgatttttctaATGAAATGGTATTTATCATTTCTGAATGGTGCATTATTTTATATGGTTTGAGCTAATTTTAGGAACAATTCCAACCTTTCAATTCAACTACTTGTTTTTTGTATGATTTTATTTGGTGGTGAGGTTCTCTTATGTGTATTACAGTACTTACCGACTCATTATACAATCATCTTGTACCACTGATCAGTATTATGTGGGTCCCACTTTTGGGCTAGTTTATCCACAGAACACATCAGGTGGAGAATCCCATAAGGAAAGCAGATATAATACTTTACGTTATGAAGTATTATTTATGTGGTGGCATTACAAAGAAAATTTAGGCCTCAAAATTAGCTCAATTAAAAAACTTGAGAATGGGGTCTACTATCATATTTTATGGTGGCTTCTCTCTCAAGTAGTTCACATTCTCTTTTGAGGCATGATTCTTAATTTACTCATTTGATAATAACATTTACTCATTTGATAATAACAGAATCTTGCAATTGCAGTATTTCATTCTAAAACAAGTTTTAGTAAGGTACATATTCCCTTCGTCACCTTAGTCAGCCCATTTTTATGCCCCCAGCAACATTATCATACATTATGTGCAAAATATAATGAGATCAAAGGCCTATGATTATTGTTAGAATGGTGTATTGTTAAAAGCAAAATAGAAGATGATACAGAATCATCTTGCAGATGGAGTTAGGCATTCTTTTGATATGTCAGGGCTCTCGATTTCAAGGAAGCTTGTGAGTAAAGTTTTCCGGGAAGATTGTGCTTTGGAAGAACTACTTGAAGATATTCTCTGGTTGGCTTCACTGCCTTTTTCAATCTTCATAGCCTCTTGTATGGCCACAATGATCTCCTGCATTCTCGGCCGAGAAACTCCATGTTGCTCAACACATTGTATTGCAACTTCAGCAATTCTCCAAATGGACTCAATCTTGACACCCTCTTCTAGAAATGGATCCATGATGCTTACTACATCCCCTTTACGAATTAAGGATTTAGCCTGGAAATCAACAATTTTCAAGTGATTACAATAGTTTTCAACAGGTAATTCTAAAGTGCAAGATGATCAGCATTGAACTTCAAGAGAATTTTCGAGTGGAGTAGGAGGCATACCCAGTGAACAATGTTCAATTCAGGACCAAAGTCTTCTGGTGACACAGGCTTTTTTCCTGAAATCAGTTCTAGCAGAACAACCCCAAAACTATATACATCACTTTTTTCGGTCAATTGCTGACTAGCATAATACCTGTTAAGAGCAAATACATGTTTGACTAAGTGCATCCAAGAGAGAACATAATCAACCAACATTCGTGCATATATCATAACTATGGCTTACTCAGGATCCAAGTACCCTACTGTTCCTCGAGCAACGCTTGATATATGAGTTAGATCTTCTTCTGCTTGTCTAGACAATCCAAAATCTGATACCTTGGCTCTCATGTTAATGTCCAGCAGAATATTGCTTGTCTTTACATCGCGATGGATAATACTAGGATTGCATCCAGTGTGCAAGTACTCAAGACCTGCAGATGTAAATTTGTGTCCGTAAGTGAACTTTGAAAAATGAATGTAAGCATAAACTAGTAGGAAGTTCCAATTGAACCTTTTGCTGCATCTTCTGCTATCTGAAGGCGAGTTAACCAATCTAAGTGCTTGGGGACAGTAGAACCTGTTTTCAACAAATTACGTCATGGAGTTGATCAGACTGCTTCCAAACAACACAAGAGAATATTAACTCAAAGAACAGATTTTAACTTGTATTAGATGAGAGAGCAGACCATGTAAGTGATCCCGTAATGTCCCATTGTGCATATACTCATAAACCAGAATGCATTGATGTTCTTCTTCACAGTATCCAATTAAAGGAACCAAGTTCCTATGATGAATCCTTGACAAGAGAGCTATCTCAGTCACAAATTGCTTATTCATGTGGGTAGAGGAATCCGCCATCATTTTAACTGCCACCTCTTTTCCGTCTTTCATCCTCCCATAATAGACAGTTCCAAAGCTTCCTTTCCCAATTTTCTTTGAAAAACTGTTAGTGGCTTCTTCCAGATCAGGGAGCGTAATGTAGCAAGCTATGCCTTCATCCCTCAAATGCCCCCGGGAAACTGAATAGGCTGTTGAAGGCTTGGTGCTGGCGCGCAAAGAATCACCTGATGCACAAGAAAAGATGTTGGATAGCAGAAACTGTGATAGTAGTGCAACAGATTCTTGGAGTACAAACCTTTCTGATAACTTTTCTGATGACGTGACTTCTCTCGAAGACTACGCAATAGCAATAGACCCCCCAAGATTAAAATGGTTACAAGCACTAGTACTCCAACTGAAATTCCAATTATCAACTTAAAATGCTTCTGCTTTTGTGCTCCCTTGTGTAACCCGGGATTATCTTTATATCTGAAAAATAGAGTAGCATCTCTGTTGATAAACTTTTCAAGGCCAAGACCTAtactttaattttattattcatGTGTACAGATGTGTAGTCAATTGAAGCAAAGTATATACATTGTTGTCCATAGCTTTTTTCCTAGTGTCATATTTATAGCATTGGATGTCTAATAGAGACACACTTACTCAAAAGTGACTTTCCCTGTTAACAGTCCTGCAGGAATTTCCCCACTGAAAGAATTGTTCTGTATGTACCTGCCACATATGGATTCACATTTTCAGCATGTTCAAAACGTGTATCAAAGCAAAACATGCTCATATTTGAGTAAGGTAGATAAGGGAACTTTAAAATCTTAACAATATATGAAGCATTCAACACAGAGATGTCACACTATAAGTAGATCACTACTTACAGTTCTTGCAAATTTGACAAGCTATCCAGGTAAGAAGGTAGTGCACCAGTTAACTTGTTATTCTCTAGATGCCTTCAtggtaacaaaaaataaaaagaagaatcaaTACTGAAACACTAAGATGGCGTCTCAATTCAAATATGTAAATTTTGTTGCAAGATTTGAAAAGCTTACAGAATCCTTATATTGATAAGATTACTGATGTCAGGAAACGGTCCACTGAAGGAGTTACCATCCAACCACCTAAGTGACACAAAGAAATCAATTGCAAGGGAAATTAATAAAACAGTAGCACACAGATGTTTAGAAGATAATAGAACTTACAACTCTGTCAACTCCTGCATGTTATTAAGCTCCAATGGAATCTCACCCTTCATATTTTTCCCTGATAAATCACTGTACCCATATGTCAGAGAGTTGGATCTGCAGCTAAGCTCTTAAACTATGAATGCTGAATAATTTTTAGAACTTAGGAGTTAGGACCAATGTCTAAGTTCCAGTATCGGTCACCAGAAAGTGTTTTTCAACCTACATTGATCTATCGATGCAATACCTTTTGTTGTTTGCAAAAAGGAATTTATATAGACATCCATCAACAAACCTATAAGCAAGGAACTCTGCTGAATGCAAGATGAAGTTGAAAACCTGAAATTTGAATTCTTGATGTGTGTAAAGCAATTCTGTCAATGTTATTCAGCTTATGTATATTAGCACTGCACCACCAAAGGTGCAATTGATGAATAGTGGAAGCTACCTATATGATGACTCTGACCTTGAACCATTGTCTTAAAGTCTACAAAGATCCTTTCAGACTTTCAATATGTCCTTTCTGATGGTTTGAAAGTTCTGTGGTATTTAGTAATATTTATTGGTACACCATATTTACTGGCTTAAGAATCAATAAAACTAATTTGATTGTTGGATCTTCGAAAAACATATAGAACGAAAGTTCAACAATAACAAATGTGAAGGAGAGTTTTCAACAGAAGGAAGGTATGAAGAACTTACATTTTTGTAATTCTCGATGGTGATGTAGAACTACAATTCACCCATTCCCAGGGAGTCGGGACACACGGATCACCTTCATCTAGTGACAGACTTTCGGAGGACATGAGACGAAGGATATTGAGAACAGCCACTACAATCAAAAACCAAGACTGGTGATCAACAGCCAATCTGATGCAAATTCTCAGGTAACACAACAATAAGATCATGGAACTTACAATCTTGCCTATCCGTCTTTGCAGCAATCGGCACATATTTACTTATTTCAATTGCATTTAGAAGTGGTCCTCGAGTAGAATCCGGGGTCTTAACAAAGGCAAATGACAGAACAAACTCCATACTCACATTCATGTAGCTTGGTTCATAAAGAGTGTACATCCCATTTGCATTCTCAGCAATATTCACCACTGCACTGTTATACTCCGGCAAGATAGGTTGCTCCAATCTGAATTTCCTACTCTCATTGGCACCCAAATCCTCTATTTCCGCAAAGTAAGCATAAGCTCTAGCATTTGCTGGGAAACCATCTAGATTCAATCTGTAGCTCAGTGTTCCTTTTGTGCCAACCACCGCGGTCTGCATCACCTTCATAGGTGGGTATTCTCTGCTCCCTGTATTCACATTCCTAGATGTATTGATTCTTTCTGTACCAGGAGCCACCCCTACCAGATAGTTTTGCCTTTTCACAAGATCAGAATCCCAAATCCGGTCATAGGGATCATCAGGGTACCTGAGAGAAACATTACATTTGCAATGTAGGTATCAAATCACCACATTCATTATCATCCAAAGTAATTCAGTCACAAAATAACTAGTTCATTCAGGCCTTTCACTCCACACAAACAATGCTCAACTTACCTTATGGCATCCGTGGTCGGAGCACCGAAATTCACCCTAGCAGCCACTTTCAAGAAGAAATCATCCTCAAAATCAGTGGCATACATAGAAATGTTCAAAGGCCGCAACTCCAAAGTGGAAATGAATGGGAAACCAGTTGTAGCACAACACATGCAAACATCAACCGAATTCGACGACGCCCTAATGATCATTTCATTCACATATGTTCTCGAGGCCTCGAAAATAGTAACAGTAGACCACATAGTGGCATCCAAATAGAGCTCGAATTTTGGGTATGTCTCCTCGCTTTTCAGGCTGCCATATTGAAACGTTGCACGAACTAGATACCTTCTCCTCTCTTGTGTGCTTAAGGTGTAGCAGTACTTTTTGTCGTCTATGGGAAAGTCTCTGCGGGTTTGATACTGTAGCAAGTTTCCATTTGGGTTTTGTAATGGGACTGACTTCCCCTGTTTCATAAGACCCATGTCTGAAATCCATGAAAGTCCAGTACTTGGGTCACTGGAATTACTTGAACCCCCACAATCAATACTAACAAACTCTGTATATATTGAACAGAATTCAAGCAGAAGTTACTCAATTTGCACCATAAAAGAACCTACTTTGTATTTCATAGTTTACAGCTGAGAATCTACTAAAGAGGCAAAGAACATACCTTGAACTTGGGACTCAACAGAGGAGACTAGGTAaagaaacatgaacatgaagTAAAATAATGAACCCATTGAAAATGAGAAAGAAGTGAGCTTTTTTCAGAGTTGGGAATTTGAGGTTGATGAAACCGAAACTGTTTGTTAAGCTTAATGTTTAAGGATCTGTGTTTGTCTAGTACACTCTCTACTTACCTTTCGCTTTTTTTGATAGACGATGGTTTTATGCTGTGTTCAATCACGTTGGCTCTCTCTTTCTGATTTTGGAATCTTCTTTTTCCCCCCTAGAAAATTGATTTCTGGAGGCTTTTAGATACGCGGTTTAGGTTTGTCTTTTcatttttcgttttttttttttttttgtaagtatGGAAAAGAGTGACAGAAGCTCAGTCTACAATGCAAAAGATCAAAACATTGAAGTTTATTTTGTGTTTCCAAAATCTTTGCTTTGCACAAATCATTTCTATCAAAGTATCAACACTTAATTTTAAAGCAAAGACTTTTGTTGATTAGTGCCCTC
Coding sequences within:
- the LOC133709082 gene encoding probable LRR receptor-like serine/threonine-protein kinase At1g67720 isoform X2 is translated as MGSLFYFMFMFLYLVSSVESQVQEFVSIDCGGSSNSSDPSTGLSWISDMGLMKQGKSVPLQNPNGNLLQYQTRRDFPIDDKKYCYTLSTQERRRYLVRATFQYGSLKSEETYPKFELYLDATMWSTVTIFEASRTYVNEMIIRASSNSVDVCMCCATTGFPFISTLELRPLNISMYATDFEDDFFLKVAARVNFGAPTTDAIRYPDDPYDRIWDSDLVKRQNYLVGVAPGTERINTSRNVNTGSREYPPMKVMQTAVVGTKGTLSYRLNLDGFPANARAYAYFAEIEDLGANESRKFRLEQPILPEYNSAVVNIAENANGMYTLYEPSYMNVSMEFVLSFAFVKTPDSTRGPLLNAIEISKYVPIAAKTDRQDLAVLNILRLMSSESLSLDEGDPCVPTPWEWVNCSSTSPSRITKIDLSGKNMKGEIPLELNNMQELTELWLDGNSFSGPFPDISNLINIRILHLENNKLTGALPSYLDSLSNLQELYIQNNSFSGEIPAGLLTGKVTFEYKDNPGLHKGAQKQKHFKLIIGISVGVLVLVTILILGGLLLLRSLREKSRHQKSYQKGDSLRASTKPSTAYSVSRGHLRDEGIACYITLPDLEEATNSFSKKIGKGSFGTVYYGRMKDGKEVAVKMMADSSTHMNKQFVTEIALLSRIHHRNLVPLIGYCEEEHQCILVYEYMHNGTLRDHLHGSTVPKHLDWLTRLQIAEDAAKGLEYLHTGCNPSIIHRDVKTSNILLDINMRAKVSDFGLSRQAEEDLTHISSVARGTVGYYASQQLTEKSDVYSFGVVLLELISGKKPVSPEDFGPELNIVHWAKSLIRKGDVVSIMDPFLEEGVKIESIWRIAEVAIQCVEQHGVSRPRMQEIIVAIQEAMKIEKGSEANQRISSSSSSKAQSSRKTLLTSFLEIESPDISKECLTPSAR
- the LOC133709082 gene encoding probable LRR receptor-like serine/threonine-protein kinase At1g67720 isoform X1; protein product: MGSLFYFMFMFLYLVSSVESQVQEFVSIDCGGSSNSSDPSTGLSWISDMGLMKQGKSVPLQNPNGNLLQYQTRRDFPIDDKKYCYTLSTQERRRYLVRATFQYGSLKSEETYPKFELYLDATMWSTVTIFEASRTYVNEMIIRASSNSVDVCMCCATTGFPFISTLELRPLNISMYATDFEDDFFLKVAARVNFGAPTTDAIRYPDDPYDRIWDSDLVKRQNYLVGVAPGTERINTSRNVNTGSREYPPMKVMQTAVVGTKGTLSYRLNLDGFPANARAYAYFAEIEDLGANESRKFRLEQPILPEYNSAVVNIAENANGMYTLYEPSYMNVSMEFVLSFAFVKTPDSTRGPLLNAIEISKYVPIAAKTDRQDLAVLNILRLMSSESLSLDEGDPCVPTPWEWVNCSSTSPSRITKIDLSGKNMKGEIPLELNNMQELTELWLDGNSFSGPFPDISNLINIRILHLENNKLTGALPSYLDSLSNLQELYIQNNSFSGEIPAGLLTGKVTFEYKDNPGLHKGAQKQKHFKLIIGISVGVLVLVTILILGGLLLLRSLREKSRHQKSYQKGDSLRASTKPSTAYSVSRGHLRDEGIACYITLPDLEEATNSFSKKIGKGSFGTVYYGRMKDGKEVAVKMMADSSTHMNKQFVTEIALLSRIHHRNLVPLIGYCEEEHQCILVYEYMHNGTLRDHLHGSTVPKHLDWLTRLQIAEDAAKGLEYLHTGCNPSIIHRDVKTSNILLDINMRAKVSDFGLSRQAEEDLTHISSVARGTVGYLDPEYYASQQLTEKSDVYSFGVVLLELISGKKPVSPEDFGPELNIVHWAKSLIRKGDVVSIMDPFLEEGVKIESIWRIAEVAIQCVEQHGVSRPRMQEIIVAIQEAMKIEKGSEANQRISSSSSSKAQSSRKTLLTSFLEIESPDISKECLTPSAR
- the LOC133709089 gene encoding E3 ubiquitin-protein ligase AIRP2-like; its protein translation is MEMIYYQSSYQESLNVIEADVQHANSLAAAIPRAKGGVRFEMKLVYNHWAPLFLLLLQWIDSSCTCLLPRYLNFFHILVYKVYTDGRPNISTHGRKATIRDFYSVILPSLQRLHGDFGELDDAEEEHPSMKISGKKITKGDSSLGSAKIAKGDSSLGNAELEREEECGICLEPCTKMVLPNCCHEMCIKCYRNWNRKSEACPFCRGNIKRVNSEDLWVLTCNDDVVDTETVSREDLLRFYLYINSLPKDYPDALFLVYYEYSNLI